From the genome of Pseudomonas sihuiensis:
GAGGGTGCTCATGTGCTCGACCCCTTCGCCGGTAGCGGCGCGCTGCTGCTCGAAGCACTGTCACGCGGCGCCGCCAGCGGCCTGGCCTGCGACCTCAACCCGGCCTCGGTGAGCGCCTTGCGCGGCCACCTGGCAACGCTGCAGTGCAGCGCCGGCGAGATTCAACTGGGCGACACCCTGCAACTGCTGGCGCGCCCGGCGCCGCGCCGCTTCGATATCGTTCTGCTCGACCCGCCCTTCCACAAGAACCTGCTGCAGGACGCCTGCAACCTGCTGGAAGCGCAGGGCTGGCTGAGCGACGACGCCTGGGTCTATACCGAAAGCGAAACCGCGCCCTCGACGCTGGGGCTGCCCGGCAACTGGCGTCTGCACCGCGAGAAGCACACCGGCCAGGTGCATTACGCGCTGTGGCAAAGAAGTTCGTCGCAGGTGCCAATGTAGCCCGGATGCAATCCGGGAGCGCTGCCCCTGGATTTCATCCAGGCTACGTTTTGGATAGACCATACCCATGACACCATTCCAACCCGCCTGGTGGCTCCCCGGCCCGCATCTGCAGACGCTGTGGAACCCCTTCTGCCGCAAGCCGCCGCAACTGGAACGGCAGCGCGAGCGGCTGTGGCTGGACGATGGCGATTTTCTCGACCTCGACTGGCACGGCCCGCATGACGCCCATGCGCCGCTGGTGCTG
Proteins encoded in this window:
- the rsmD gene encoding 16S rRNA (guanine(966)-N(2))-methyltransferase RsmD codes for the protein MRSRTPQKPEAGKAHGGQGQLRIIGGEWRSRRFAFPDGPGLRPTPDRVRETLFNWLAPYVEGAHVLDPFAGSGALLLEALSRGAASGLACDLNPASVSALRGHLATLQCSAGEIQLGDTLQLLARPAPRRFDIVLLDPPFHKNLLQDACNLLEAQGWLSDDAWVYTESETAPSTLGLPGNWRLHREKHTGQVHYALWQRSSSQVPM